A window of the Sphaerobacter thermophilus DSM 20745 genome harbors these coding sequences:
- a CDS encoding ABC transporter ATP-binding protein — protein MTETATHAETERPAATAPAVETFGLRKVYGERVAVEDLTLRVEEGEVFGFLGPNGAGKTTSVKMLMGLVRPTSGTARLLGRPLGDRAARAKIGFLPEMFRFHDWLTGEELLDIHGQLYGMSRAQRQRRIPEVLELVGLSHAARQRVRTYSKGMQQRIGLAQALLNEPRLVFLDEPTSALDPIGRRDVRDIILRLRAAGMTVFLNSHLLSEVESVSDRVAIINHGRVAAIGPMADLLRRDLTVELRLSAVDPELLDDLGRLVHIEHVDGRERPTVVARVPDEETIARAVDLLVGRGVRVYGVTPERRTLEQVFLDVVEKEGGEVR, from the coding sequence ATGACAGAGACTGCCACTCACGCCGAAACCGAGCGTCCGGCCGCTACGGCCCCTGCTGTGGAGACCTTCGGGCTGCGCAAGGTCTACGGGGAGCGGGTCGCGGTCGAGGACCTGACCCTGCGCGTCGAAGAGGGGGAGGTCTTCGGCTTCCTCGGCCCTAACGGCGCCGGCAAGACCACGTCGGTCAAGATGCTGATGGGTCTCGTCCGCCCGACGTCGGGGACCGCCCGCCTGCTCGGCCGCCCGCTGGGCGACCGCGCGGCCCGCGCCAAGATCGGCTTCCTCCCCGAGATGTTCCGCTTCCACGACTGGCTGACCGGCGAGGAACTGCTGGATATCCACGGCCAGCTCTACGGGATGTCGCGCGCGCAGCGTCAGCGGCGCATCCCCGAGGTGCTGGAACTGGTCGGCCTGAGCCACGCAGCACGGCAGCGGGTCCGCACCTATTCCAAGGGCATGCAGCAGCGGATCGGGCTTGCGCAGGCACTGCTCAACGAGCCGCGCCTGGTCTTCCTGGACGAGCCGACCTCGGCCCTCGACCCCATCGGCCGCCGCGACGTGCGCGACATCATCCTCCGCCTGCGCGCGGCCGGGATGACCGTGTTCCTCAACTCCCACCTGCTGAGTGAGGTCGAGTCGGTGTCGGACCGTGTGGCGATCATCAACCACGGCCGGGTCGCCGCGATCGGCCCGATGGCCGACTTGCTGCGCCGCGACCTGACGGTCGAGCTGCGCCTCAGCGCGGTCGACCCGGAGCTGCTGGACGACCTCGGCCGACTCGTGCACATCGAGCACGTCGACGGACGCGAGCGGCCCACCGTCGTCGCCCGCGTGCCGGACGAGGAGACGATCGCCCGCGCGGTGGACCTCCTGGTCGGGCGCGGGGTGCGGGTCTACGGCGTCACGCCCGAGCGGCGCACACTGGAACAGGTCTTCCTCGATGTCGTCGAGAAAGAGGGAGGCGAGGTACGGTGA
- a CDS encoding ABC transporter permease — protein sequence MKALVIARLTFREALQRKLIWGVLALSLVFVALYAFGFHMLVREWNEMQARRPDDAGGPMMTYEIFASSMVMLGLYTVNFLAGIMTIFAAVGAIASEIDSGTLHAIIPKPLARWELVLGKYLGYAGMLVIYIAVMVGSVVVTARLIGSYTPPNIVQGMLLIVLVAMILLSLTMLGSTLFSTIANGVIVFMLYGMAMTGGLVEQIGTVLSNQTLINIGVATSILLPSDSMWRLASYVVQPQIAISFTGPNPLGTTVPPSATAVQYSIAYCLVLLLAAMLVFRRRDL from the coding sequence GTGAAGGCGCTCGTCATCGCTCGCCTGACCTTCCGCGAGGCGCTCCAGCGCAAGCTGATCTGGGGCGTGCTGGCGCTCAGCCTGGTCTTCGTCGCCCTCTACGCCTTCGGCTTCCATATGCTCGTGCGTGAGTGGAACGAGATGCAGGCGCGACGCCCCGATGACGCCGGCGGACCGATGATGACCTACGAGATCTTCGCCAGCTCGATGGTCATGCTCGGCCTCTACACCGTCAACTTCCTCGCCGGCATCATGACCATCTTCGCCGCGGTGGGCGCCATCGCCAGCGAGATCGACAGCGGCACACTGCACGCGATCATCCCCAAGCCGCTCGCCCGCTGGGAGTTGGTGCTGGGCAAGTACCTCGGCTACGCCGGCATGCTGGTGATCTACATCGCGGTCATGGTCGGCTCGGTCGTGGTGACCGCCCGCCTGATCGGCAGCTACACCCCGCCGAATATCGTCCAGGGGATGCTCCTGATCGTCCTCGTCGCGATGATCCTGCTCTCACTGACCATGCTCGGCAGCACCCTCTTCTCGACCATCGCCAACGGCGTCATCGTCTTCATGCTCTACGGCATGGCAATGACCGGCGGGCTGGTCGAGCAGATCGGCACGGTGCTCAGCAACCAGACGCTGATCAATATCGGCGTCGCCACCAGCATCCTGCTGCCAAGCGACAGCATGTGGCGGCTCGCCAGCTACGTGGTCCAGCCGCAGATCGCGATCAGCTTCACCGGCCCCAACCCGCTCGGCACGACCGTGCCCCCCAGCGCGACCGCGGTGCAGTACTCCATCGCCTACTGCCTCGTCCTTCTCCTCGCCGCCATGCTGGTGTTCCGGCGTCGGGATTTGTGA